The stretch of DNA GAGAGAGCTGAAGCAGAAGGGAGCCACGTTCCTGGTCTTCAAGGTCTACACGCGCGACTCCCTCTTTGTGGAGACGGAGAGCCGAGTGCGAATGCCGAGCAGTGCCGTCATATCGATATCCATTCCCGGAATGGAAGGTGAGTTGTTCAACAAACCAACTATCCCCGCAGTTTGAGTAGCTTTCAGTTCTCCTTGCAGATAATTCCCTGCCGTTCAAGCTGCCGTTCTTCTTGCGAAATGGCAACGCAAACTCCACACTGATGGCTGGCGGAGGGTGTGGCTACTGGAACTATGAAACTTGGCTGAGTGATGGAATTACCACCTGCAGTAGTAGCGACAGCTTGGACACCCCTCTCGATCCCGTCATCCTCTGTCATGCCGATCACCTCACACAGTTCTCCTTTCTACTGGGCATCAGCAAGATTCAGACGGGTGTGGACAACTACGAGGACGATCGAACTCTGGACACGATCACCAATGTGGGGCTGAGTCTGTCGCTGGTGGGACTGCTGGCCATCTTCCTGACTGCGGCGCTCTTTAGAAGCTTCCGGAGGTTGGCCTCCACCAAAGTGCTGCTCAATCTCTGCCTGGCATTAGCTCTGCAGACGCTTTTCTTCATGGACATCGGCAGGGGGGAGCTGCTACGGAGATTGCAGTTCACGGATCGATGCCTGATTGCGGGTGCCCTCATGCAGTACTTCCTGCTGGTCGTCTTCAGTTGGATGCTCATCATCGGCTTCCTGCAGTTCAAACGCTACGTGAAGGTCGTTGGCGTTATCTATCCGCGCCACTATATTTTCATGTCCGCCCTGGTCGCTTGGACACTGCCGCTGGTGCCCACCTTGTTGCTGGTCAAACTCGATCCCGCCTCGTACAGGCCCACCCAAGAGTCGCCCGAAATGCCCCACACTGTCCTGTGCTACCCCAGCGGCCATGGCCTGTACCTGGGCGTGGTTCTTCCCATCGCTCTGGTAACTCTGGCCAACGCCCTGATGGTCGGCTACATCTCCTGCAGCGTCTACTGCGCGCTGCACACTCGAGGCAAGCACGTTCTACAACAGCTGCGGCTCtttgtgctgctctttttCCTGCTTGGCCTCACGTGGATATTCGGATTCTGCAGCTATTTCCAGTGGGGCAGAGTCTTTTCCTACCTGTTCTGCCTGACGGCCACGCTGCAGGGATTCGTGCTGTTTGTCTATTTTGTCATCCTCAACAAGGACAACCGCAGAGCATGGTTCAGTTTAATCTGCAACTTCAAGTCCAAGGAGGAGATGGATATCGTCGCACTGCGCACACAGGAGAAGTCGGCGTTTAGTCGCACCAGCCAAATGTCAGTTCAAAGTTCATCAACCAATTAACACAAATTGTAGTCCTAAATGCcaatattattaaattatgaaatatcCTCTTAATATTTTCGTTTAAAGCCTAAATTTGAATCTGGCGGGCATTCTACAAAGATCTATCGGAAATCTTCCATCCcgaatgtattttgtttgctcatcACTAAAGCGCATCACTAAAGCTCATCTATAAAGCGCATCGTGT from Drosophila subobscura isolate 14011-0131.10 chromosome O, UCBerk_Dsub_1.0, whole genome shotgun sequence encodes:
- the LOC117898054 gene encoding adhesion G-protein coupled receptor G2, with the protein product MLRLLGLCWAFSFALSSNTTSRSTQLYVQPHLSIGSCLDYCHFRFIPFLPCIDDIQRIANSPAEACGRGYCDAEHFELNYKTGDGVKVESRRNHVERTRVGRLANLRELCLDERGFPVRRKCEVRNGTREWESLSNITCRAAQQLSSNLNRLAVESPPDMISRLSDLLRQSHEPLRPVDIFSIAQIFESLLEKPKKDPNVASDLIGICLQVMATDRETLRLSAELNATNTLLSNFEDYLDALPPQIVPKESCDVAAKSQSHVSGVFSVKNQILSHMGVHALISNELSVFFVNPDCANVTGIAVYSLPTDRQDNSTSGSNVEGFGYSPLSSSESLENIRTRKGLETAAFLPEQLWRELKQKGATFLVFKVYTRDSLFVETESRVRMPSSAVISISIPGMEDNSLPFKLPFFLRNGNANSTLMAGGGCGYWNYETWLSDGITTCSSSDSLDTPLDPVILCHADHLTQFSFLLGISKIQTGVDNYEDDRTLDTITNVGLSLSLVGLLAIFLTAALFRSFRRLASTKVLLNLCLALALQTLFFMDIGRGELLRRLQFTDRCLIAGALMQYFLLVVFSWMLIIGFLQFKRYVKVVGVIYPRHYIFMSALVAWTLPLVPTLLLVKLDPASYRPTQESPEMPHTVLCYPSGHGLYLGVVLPIALVTLANALMVGYISCSVYCALHTRGKHVLQQLRLFVLLFFLLGLTWIFGFCSYFQWGRVFSYLFCLTATLQGFVLFVYFVILNKDNRRAWFSLICNFKSKEEMDIVALRTQEKSAFSRTSQMSVQSSSTN